In one Eschrichtius robustus isolate mEscRob2 chromosome 15, mEscRob2.pri, whole genome shotgun sequence genomic region, the following are encoded:
- the LOC137777405 gene encoding LOW QUALITY PROTEIN: interleukin-36 alpha-like (The sequence of the model RefSeq protein was modified relative to this genomic sequence to represent the inferred CDS: inserted 2 bases in 2 codons), translating to MPEFTGAGQVPEFVVVSLEPESVWVVLDRGSVQASQVLGNPGVDLASGSTGSGLVLGQAWILGSQELAWKALGLGLNKIHRYNCFCRKVGYIQEVFSRANPVQGNIQDVNHQVWVLKXQTLKAVPRKHLMDPVTVSLISCNYTETLEXDRGNPVYLGLKEPELCLFCTEVKGQPTLQLKEQNIMDLYRRTEPVKPFPFYHDQSSSTSTFESVAFPGWFIASCSNGGCPLIVTQELGKAYTTNFWFTLLQA from the exons ATGCCTGAGTTCACTGGGGCTGGCCAGGTGCCTGAGTTTGTGGTGGTAAGCCTGGAACCTGAGTCTGTGTGGGTGGTCCTGGATCGTGGGTCTGTGCAGGCCAGTCAGGTGCTAGGGAACCCTGGGGTGGACCTGGCATCTGGGTCCACAGGATCTGGCCTGGTGCTGGGACAGGCCTGGATTCTGGGTTCACAGGAGCTGGCCTGGAAG GCTCTGGGTTTAGGTCTGAACAAGATTCACAGGTACAACTGCTTCTGCAGGAAGGTAGGCTACATCCAAGAAG TATTTTCCAGGGCAAACCCTGTTCAGGGGAATATTCAGGATGTCAATCATCAGGTGTGGGTCCTTA GCCAGACCCTCAAAGCAGTCCCAAGGAAGCACCTTATGGATCCAG TCACTGTTAGCTTAATCTCATGCAATTATACGGAGACACTTG AGGACAGAGGGAATCCCGTCTACCTGGGACTGAAGGAGCCGGAGCTCTGCCTATTCTGCACGGAGGTCAAGGGGCAGCCCACACTGCAGCTTAAG GAACAGAACATAATGGATCTGTACCGCCGAACCGAGCCTGTGAAGCCCTTTCCCTTCTACCATGACCAGAGCAGCAGTACCTCCACCTTTGAGTCTGTAGCCTTTCCTGGTTGGTTCATTGCTTCCTGTTCCAATGGAGGCTGTCCTCTCATTGTTACCCAAGAACTGGGGAAAGCCTACACCACTAACTTTTGGTTCACTCTACTTCAGGCTTAA